CCGCCAGCGGGTTCCAGAACCGGAAGCTGATGTTGCGGATGATGGCGAAGGCCAGGTAGACGCCCACGAAGATCGCCCAGGCGTTCCAGGCGAGCTCGGCCCGAGAAGGACCGGCCGCCACGGCGTCGACCAGCTCCCCCGCCGCCCAGGGCAGGGCCAGGTCGAAGCCGACCGAGGCCAGGGTCAGCACCACGCAGGCGGTCAGCAACACCGGCCGCCGCAGCCAGAACCGGGCGATGAAGCCCAGCACCTGGCCGTTGGAAAGGACCCGCTGCGGCTGGTCGTCGGTGTCTTCGTAGTGCTCGGTCACAGATGGGTCCCTTCGGTCACGGCGTGCAGCCGCGCATAGGCCCCGCCCCGGTCGATCAGTTCGGCGTGGCGGCCTTCTTCGACAATGCGACCCTGGTCGAACACCAGGATCCGGTCGGCTCCGCGGATGGTCGACAACCGGTGGGCGATGACCACCGTGGTGCGGCCCACCATGAGCTCCTCCATGGCCGCCTGCACCTGGCGCTCGGTCTCCACGTCCAGCGAGGATGTGGCCTCGTCCAGCACCAGGATGGGCGCGTCGGCCAGGAAGGCCCGGGCGATCGCCACGCGCTGGCGCTCCCCGCCCGACAGCTTCACCCCCCGCTCGCCCACCGGGGTCTCGTAGCCTTTCGGCAGGCGGGCGATGAACTCGTGGGCGCGGGCCCGCTTGGCGGCCAGCACGACCTCCTCGTGGGTAGCGTCCGGCCGGGCGTAGCCGATGTTCTCGGCGATCGAGCGGTGGAACAGGGCCGGATCCTGCGGCACCACGGCGATGGCGCGCCGCAGGGAGCCCTGGCTGACCTTGGAGATGTCCTGGCCGTCGATCAGGATTCGCCCGCCCTGCAGGTCGTAAAGCCGCTGGATCAGCTTGACGAAGGTCGACTTGCCGGCCCCCGTCGGACCCACCAGGGCCACGCGCTCGCCGGGCGCCACCACCAGGGTGAAGCCGTCATAGAGCGGGCGTGGCTGGTTGGCGTAGCCGAAGGTGACGCGGTCGAAGACCACCTCGCCCAGCTCGCCGCGGAAGGTCATGGCGTCGGGTGCGTCGGCCAGCTGCGGCTCGGTGACCGCGTAGGTGGCCACGTCCAGGATGTCGTCCAGGCCCTTCTGCAGCATGCGGGTGATCTCGCTGAAGTTCCGCATGTAGCCGGCCATGACGATGAACGAGGTGATGGCGAAGGCCACGTCCCCCGGGGTGGCGTTCCCCTTGGCCCAGGCGTCGACCAGGAAGGCCGTCAGCCCCGCCTGCAGCACGATCAGGAACAGGTTCTGGCCCAGGCCCACATTGTTGAACCGGTCCCAGGTCTTGTTCACCGCCGCGCGCCAGGCCTCGACCGTGCGGCCGAAGCGGGCCTCCTCGCGGTCCTCGGCCCCGAAGCTCTTGACCACCGGATTGGCGCCCACGGCGTCGGCCAGGGTTGCGCCGATCTTGGAGTCGAGCGCCGTGGAGACCAAGTTCACCGGCCGGATGTAGTGCACCGACATCAGGATGTTGTAGGCCCCGAAGGCCAGCACCATCACCGCCACGAACGCCCCTGCCCAGGGCCATTGCAGCCCCAGCGAGATCGCCAGCCCGCCCAGCACGATCAGGGTCGGGAACAGCATCATCAGCAGGGCGTCCGAGGCGCTGTCATAGCCCCACATGGCCCGGCTGACCCGGCGCACCGTGGCGCCGGCGAAGTTCGAGGCATGCCAGTCGGCTGAGAAGGCCTGCACCCGCTTGAAGCCGTCATTGACGATCCGCGCCATGATCCGCGCATAGAAGCCGTTGGCCGCGCGGAACAGCGACGAGCGCATCAGATAGAACATCAGATAGAGGCCCGAGAGGCTCGCCCAGGCGGCCCAGGCGGCGTCCGTCACCTTCTCCGGCGCGGAGACGGCGTTGATCAGCGCCCGAGTGGCCCATGGTATCGCCAGGTCGGCGGCGGTGGCCGCCAGCATGAAGCCGACGATCAGGGCGAACTTGCCGGGCTCCGCCAGCCAGTGGCGCACGATGAAGCCCAGCACCTGGGTGTTGGTCAGGACTCTGGGACGGTTGGCGTCCTCATCGTCGTCGAGAAAATCGGTCATGACGCACTTCTGAGATTCCCGGCCGGGCCGGGGTGAAATTGAAGGTCCGAGGCTGGACGCCGGGACCCGTGGGGGAGCACGGATCCCGGCGCCGCCTTGCCGCGCCCCGCTACGCAGCGGGTCGGCGGGCCTCGAAGTTGAGTATTCGGCTGGACCGGCCAGGACGCCGCCCGGCCTGGTGGTCGGCGCCCACGGAAATGTCCGTGAAGCCCGCGGCCGCCAGGGCAAGCTGGAATTCCGCAAGCCCCCAGATGCGGAAGGCCATCACTTCCAGCTCCGACTCCACCAGCCGCCCGTTCCGCCAGCGTTCGTAGCGGTCGTGGGTGACGCGCCGCTGACGGACCAGGTCGATCTCCACCGCCCGGCCCTCGATCCGCAGCATGTCGCCGTTGGCGGCGGTCCATGTGCGGACGTCGGGCCTCTCGTTGGTCAGGTAGCCCATCGGCAGCAGGTCGATGAGCAGCCGGCCGCCGGGCGCCAGGTGGTCGTGGAACCGTTTCAGCACGGCCAGGCCCTCGGCGAAGTCGTCGATGAGGGTGAAGGTCCCGACCGGCACGAGGATCGCGGCGAAGGCGTGGTCGTAGGCGAAGTCCTGGAAGCGGGCCTGCCGCAGGTCGGCCGGGAGGCCGCGCGCCGCGCAGTGGCGGCGGCAGCTCTCCAGCATGTCCGGCGACTGGTCGAAGCCCTTCACCTCCAGGCCCGCCTCGAGCAGCGGGACCAGCAGGCGTCCGGTTCCGACCGCGGCCTCCAGGATCGGCCCCTGCGTCCCGACCAGCCGGTCGAGATAGAAGGGCACGTCGGGCAGGGAGCCGGGCGGCTTGTCCAGGTCGTAGATCTCCGTGCACATCGCCCCGTAGCGGTTGGGAACGGGGGCGTTGGGCCAAGATGCGATGGGAGTGGCCGAGATGGGTTCGGTGATAGGCATGTCGTCTCTTGAGTCGGACGGACTCCGCGCCAAATCCGGGCCGGGGAATCCGTGGAATCGAGGAGCGCCGGCGAACGCGTTTGGCTACGCGCGGAAGGCTGGCGATGCGGTGCAGAGCGGCCCCCGCTGGGGGCCCGGTCGCGAGTTAATCGCGGTTCCGCTTAAGGGCGGACACAGCGACGAACGGCGTCTGCGGGCGATGATTGAATGCTGTCACGCTGATCACCTCCCTGTTTCAGGCGCTGCGGGGCTGGACGACGACGCAGACCCTGCGCGCCTCGATTCCCGCTGTCAATCCGACCGACCCGCGTTATTTGGCGTCGCGATCAGGTCGCTGGACCGCGTGGCCGGACTGCAACAGCGGCTGGAAGGCCGTCGAGGTTCTGCTAGAGGCTGAACCCATGGCCGCCCCCCTTCCCGACGCCGCGCCCAGCAACTGGGTCGACCGCCACGCGCCGCCCGGCCTGCAGCCGTGGCTGAAGCTGGGGCGCTTCGACCGCCCCGCGGGGATCTGGCTGTTGATGCTGCCGGGCTGGCAGGGGGCGGCACTGGCCGGCGCCCAGGCCGGCCAATGGCCCGATCCCTGGCTGCTGCTGAAGATCCTGGCGGGTGCGGCCCTGATGCGGGCGGCGGGCTGCGCCTATAACGATATCGTCGACCGCGACATCGACGCCAAGGTGGCGCGCACCGCCGGCCGGCCGATCCCGTCGGGCCAGATTTCGGTGAAGCAGGCATGGGCCTTCCTGGCGGCCTGCAGCCTGGTCTCCCTGGCCATCCTGCTGACCCTGCCGCCGCTCGCCATCGCGCTGGGCGTCGGGTCCCTGGCCCTGGTGGCGGCCTACCCGTTCATGAAGCGGATCACCTGGTGGCCACAGGCCTGGCTGGGCCTGACCTTCAACTGGGGGGCCCTGCTGGGCTACGCCGCTGCGACCGGGACGCTGGGCTGGCCCGCCGCCCTGCTCTACGCCTCCGGGGTGTTCTGGACCCTGGGCTACGACACGATCTACGCGGTGCAGGACCTGGAGGACGACGCCCTGGCGGGGGTGAAGTCCTCAGCCCTGCGGCTGGGCGGCGCCGCGCCCAAGGCGGTGCTCGGCTTCTATGTGGCGAGTTTCACCCTCGCGCTCGCGGCGGGCTGGATGGCGGGTCTCGGCCCCCTCGCCCTGCCGCCGCTGGCGCTCTACGGCATGCACCTGTCGCGCCAGGCCGCCCGGCTGGACGTGGCCGATCCGGGACTGGCCCTGGCGCTGTTCAAGTCCAACAGCCTGGCGGGGCTGCTGCTGTTCCTGGCCCTTGTCGCCGGGATGTGGCGGGGGCCGCTCGGCCTCTAGGCGACATCGACAAGATGCTCCCCCTCTGGGGGAGCTGTCGGCAAAGCCGACTGAGGGGGACTTTGACTCATCCCGCCGCGGATGAAGCCCCCTCCGTCTCGCCGCCAAGAGGCGACGAACCACCTCCCCCAAACCGCGCTCCGCGCTGGGGGAGGATCTGGAACACCGTTAGGCGACCTGGCGGTCGCCGTGCTGCTCGGCCAGGCGCTGCTCCATCCGGGCGCTGGCGCGGCGGAGTTCGTCGATGGCGTCGTCGATCTCCTGACGCTGACGCTCGAAGGCCACGATCCGCTCGCGGAATTTGCGCAGGGCGAGCGCGTTCTGGGCGACCTCCCCGTCCCCCTGGCCGTAGAGGCTGAGGATGTCGCGGATCTCGGCCAGGGACAGGCCGACGCGCTTGCCGTTGAGGATGATCTGCAGGCGGGCGCGGTCGCGGTAGGAATAGACCCGCGCCATGCCCTGGCGGGCGGGGGCGAGCAGGCCCTGGTCCTCGTAGTACCGCAGCGCGCGCGCGGTGGCGCCGAACTCTCGGCAGAGCTGGGTGATGGTGAAGCTCATCGCCGGGCGGCGAAGCTTGGCGGTCATTCTGTCCTCCCTGGGATCGCGGGCCGTACCGCCCGTCGAGATCGAAGCTTGCCCTTCCCTTTACGTGAACGTCAATCAGTTACGTCAACTTCCGGACCTGCCGTTGGGTCACGCTTGTCGGCCTTTTCAGCACGGGGGAGGATCGCGCAAACGGGAGGCCAAACGCATGAGCGACCTCGATTTTGGCGGCAAGACGGCGCTGGTCGTCGGCGGCTCCAGCGGCATAGGCAACGGGATCGCCCACGGGTTCCGCAAGCGGGGCGCCAAGGTCCACGTCTGGGGCACCCGGGCGCGGGCCGCCGACTATGACCCGGCGGACGGCTCGGACCTGGCCGGCCTGGCCTACGCCAAGGTCGATGTGGGAAACCGTGCGGAGATCGAGGCCGCCGCCCCCATCGCCCCGTTGGACATCCTCGTCCTCTGCCAGGGCACGGTGGTCTACAAGCGCGGCGAGTTCGGGCCGGAGGGCTGGGACAGGGTCATGGCGGTCAACCTCGATAGCCTGATGGCCTGCGCCATGAAGTTCCATGACGCCCTTAGCCAGGCGCGCGGCTCCATCATCATCGTCAGCTCTGTCTCGGGCTACCAGGCCAACCGCGGCAACCCGGCCTACGCTGCCTCCAAGGCCGGGGCCGTCAGCCTGACCAAGACGCTCGGCCAGGCCTGGGCCGGCGACGGCATCCGGGTGAACGGCCTGGCGCCCGGCTTGGTCGCCACCAAGCTGACCAAGGTCACCACCGAGCATCCCGACCGCCTGCGCGGCGCGCTGGCCCGCATCCCGGCCGGCCGTATGGGCGAGCCGTCGGACATGGCGGGCGCGGCCCTGTTCCTGGCCTCGCCGCTCGCCGGCTACGTGGTCGGCCAGACCCTGATCGTCGACGGGGGGCTCAGCCTGTGAGCGCGCCCGGACGTTCGCTAAAGGGCTCCCGCGTCCTGGTCACCGGGGCGGCCAGCGGCATGGGCCTGGCCACCGCCCGGATCTTCGCCCAGGAGGGCGCGGAGGTGGCGCTCACCGACTACACCGCGGCCTCGGCCGAGGCCGCCGCCAGCGCCCTGGCCGACGAGGGGCTCAGCGTCCATCCGTGGAAACTGGACGTGTCCGACGCCGCCGAGATCATCGCCGTGGTCGAGGAGATCGCCCAGCGTCTCGGCGGCCTGGACGTGGTGGTCAACAACGCCGGGGTGTCCGCCTTCTCGGCCATCGACAGCGACGACTACGAGGCCGTCTGGGCCCGGTCGCTCTCGATCCTGCTCACCGCCCACCAGCGGGTGGTGCGCGCGGCCCTGCCGCACCTTCGCGCCTCGGCCGCGCCGCGCATCGTCAATATCGCCTCCACCGAGGCCTTGGGCGCCACCGCCCGCGACAGCCCCTATGCCGCGGCCAAGGCCGGGGTGGTGGGCCTGACCCGGGCGCTGGCCGTGGAGCTCGGGCGCGAGGGGATCACGGTCAACTGCGTCTGCCCCGGTCCCATCCGCACCGGCATGACCGCCGCAATCCCCGACGAGGCCAAGGAGACCTTCGCCAGGCGCCGCACGGCCATGGGCCGCTACGGCGAGCCGGAGGAAGTGGCCCACGTCACCGTCAGCCTCTGCCTGCCGGCGGCCTCCTACATCACCGGCGCGGTGATCCCGGTGGACGGGGGGCTGACGGCCCGCAACGCCTAGGCCCAGCCTTGACGAAATGGCTTGTACGTCATACAAATAAGCCATGCTGAACGTCCTTTCCCTGGCCGAGAAACGGGCCATGCGCGAGCCTGGAAAGCGCATGCGCTCGCGGTTGCTCGACGCGGCGGTGGAGCTGTTCAAGGCGAAGGGTCTTGCCGGGGTGTCGGTGGCCGAGATCGCCGCGGCGGCCGGAGCCTTCCCCAGCCAGGTCACCTATTATTTCCGGACCAAGGAGGCCCTGTTCGTGGAGGCCGCCTGCCGCGAGGTGCTCTATGTGGCGCGCCAGGCCGAGACCGCCGCGGCGTCCGCCGTCACCGGTTCCGACTACAACCGCAGCCTGGTGGAGACTGTGATCGGATCGCCCGGCCTGGCCCTCTTCGTGGACGCCCTGTCCCTCACCCGGCGGCGGCAGGACCTCGCCCCGTTGATCGAGCGGACCTTCGATCGCCTGCACGGCCAGGGCGACCGCGCCTTCGCGGAGGTGCGCCAGCGGCGCGGCTGGTCGGGCCGGGACGACCCGGCGACCACCGCGCGGCGCTTCTGGACCCTGGCCCTGGGCGTGGCCCTGCGCGACGGCGCCACCGAGGTCACGGGCTCGGCCGCGGTTGACGAGATGCTGGCCATGCTGGGCCACGCCCGCATCGCTGGGGGACACGCCTGATGGCCGCCGCCGCCCGCCTGGACCCCAAGGACTTCTTCACCCCCGAAGAGTGGGCGCCCATGTCGCGCCGCTCGTCGTGGAAGGGGCTGGCCATGATCGCCCACGCCTGGGCGACCATCGTCGCGGCCGGCGCCATGGTCGTGGTCTGGCCCTTCACCCTGCCCCTGGCGGTGATGATCATCGGCGCGCGGCAACTGGGCCTTGCGATCCTGATGCACGACGCCGCCCACGGCGCCCTGCACAAGAACCTCAAATTCAATGACTGGCTCAGCGAGTGGCTCACCGGCGGCGGGGTGCGCACCTACCGCCCCTATCACCTGACCCACCACCGCTTCGCCCAGCAGACCGAAGACCCCGACCTGACCCTGTCTGCGCCCTTCCCGATCACGCGGCTGTCCCTGCGGCGCAAGATCGTGCGCGACCTCACCGGCCAGACCTTCTTCAAGGCGCGGTTCGGCGGCTTCGTGAAGAAGCTCAAGGCCCGCAAGTCCGGCGAACCCCTGCTGCCGATCCTCGGCGCCGAGCTCAAGCGCCACCGCCGTTGGCTGATCGGCGGCGCCGTCGTGACCGCGGTGGCCGCGCCCTTCGGCCTGTGGTGGGTCTGGCCGGTGCTGTGGGTCCTGCCCCAGGCCACCTGGTATCCGCTGGTCACCCGCCTGCGGAACATCGCCGAGCACGCCTGCATCGACGAGAACGAGCCCGACCCCATGCGCCAGGCCCGCACCACCAAGGCCAGCCTGATCGAGCGTCTGCTGATCGCGCCCTACTATGTGAACTACCACTGCGAACATCACATGTTCATGCACCTGCCCTGCTACAGCCTGCCCCGCGCGCACAAGCTCCTGGCGCGCAAGGGCGTGACGCAGCGGATGCTGGTCGAGCCGGGCGGCTATCTGAAGGTGCTCAGCCTGGCGTCGAGCAAGCCGGCCTAGAGTCCGGCTGCCGCCATGCTAGATGGCGGGATGATCGATCCCTCCATCGAGGGCCGCCAGGCCTTTATCCTTCGAAACACCCGGCTGCAGCAGCCTCCGCACACGCCGGAGATCACCCTGCACCTGGCCGACGAAATCACCCCGATCTGGAAGATGACCGAGGAGGCCCTGGCCGAGATCGGCCTGCCGCCGCCGTTCTGGGCCTTCGCCTGGGCGGGCGGCCAGGCCCTGGCCCGCTACATCCTCGACAACCCCGAAGAGGTGGCGGGCAAGCGGGTGATCGACTTCGCCTCGGGCTCCGGGATCGTCGCCATCGCCGCCATGCAGGCCGGGGCGTTCGAGGTGCTGGCCGCCGACATCGACGACTTCTGTGGCGCGGCCCTCGACCTCAACGCCAAGGCCAATGGGGTGGTCGTCGGCTATACCGGCCTCGACCTGCTGGACGCCCCCGCCCCGCAGACCGACGTCATCCTGGCCGGGGACATCTGCTACGAGAAGCCGCTGGCGGCCAAGGTGATGGACTGGCTGGCCGCCGCCCACGTACGCGGCGTGCGTGTGCTGATCGGCGATCCCGGGCGCAGCTATTTCCCCAAGGTCGGGCTCGAGAAGCTGGCCGAATACCAGGTCGAGACCACCCGCGAACTGGAGGACTTCGAGATCAAGAAGACCGCTGTCTGGACTCTCCCGGCCTGAGCCGCTAGCCTGGAACAAATAAAGAACACATGTGCGGAGGCCGAAATGCGCGAAGACGGCAAGATCGACTATGTGGAGATGCCGGGCGGGGACATCGTTTCCACCAAGGCCTTCTACAACAAGGCTTTCGGGTGGAGCTTCACCGACTATGGCCCCTCCTACGCGGCCTATAGCGAGGGCCTGGACGGCGGTTTCGACGCCGACGCGGCCTCTCAGCTCACCAAGCCCCTGGTGGTGCTGTTTGCCCACGACCTGGAAGCCATGGAGGCCAAGGTGATCGCCGCGGGCGGGGTGATCGTCAAACCGATCTTCAGCTTCCCCGGCGGGCGACGCTTCCACTTCCGCGATCCCAGCGGCAACGAACTGGCGGTCTTTACCGAGAATTAGTCGCCTTGGGGTTGAACTGACGTCGGGACTGCAGCTTTCGGGGGCGGCGATGTTGAGAAGCGTGGGTGCGATTGGCGCGGCCTTGGTCTTGTGGTCGGCGCCGGCGCAAGCGCGGTCGGACCTGTCCGTACTGGCGGAGACCGCGCCGCCGACCGTGACGGCCGCGCCACTGCCCATGGGCGCCAAGCCGCGCAGCGTTTCGCTGGCCCGGGTCGGCGACACAATGAAGCACGGTCAGCCCTGGGCCCTGATCCTCTGGGGCCGCAATTGTCCCGTCGATAGCGAGGCGGTTTGGGACACCTCGCAGGACGGCTTCAAGAGAGATCCGGTGGTCGAACGCCTCTTCCGCGATGAGCTGACCGGATTGGGCTTCACCGTCGCCGGCGACCCCAACAACCTGTTCAGGGACGACGAGGACGACGGAGCCGAACTCCAGGTCGGGGCGCTGATCACCGACGTCTCGATCATGGCCTGCGGGGGTTTGACGGCGCGTGATCGCAAGCTGGAACTGGCCGATGTTCCGGCGCTCGGCGTCGCCCAGATGTCGATCGAGTGGCAGATCTACTCGCCGGTTGAATCAAAGGTGCTCGCCAAGGTCCCCACGGTCGTGCGGGTCGACTACAAGGAACCGCGGACGCAAGTCGTCGATGCGATGCTGCAGGGGGTTTTCGCCGCCAATGTCCGCGCGCTGGCGGCGTCGGACGATTTCCGGACCGCGGTCCTGAGTGCGGGGCCCTCGGCCTCGGCGCTGAGGAGTCCGATCGCGGCGCCGCCCATCGCCCTCCCGCTGGCGCCGCGTGGGACGGCGCGGCCCATTTCGGAGGCCTCCGGATCGGTGGTCGCCCTGTTCACCGGCGACGGCATGGGCAGCGGCTTTCTGGTGTCGCGCGACGGCCATCTACTGACCAATCGCCATGTGGTGGGCGCCTCCAAATTCCTGAAGGTGAAGTGGTCCGACGGCGTCGAAACCGTCGGCGAGGTCATTCGCTCCGACGCGGGTCGCGACATCGCCCTGATCAAGACCGATCCTCGGGGCCGTCAGCCCTTCGATCTCCGGCGCAGCGGCGTGCAGACAGGAGAGACGGTGTTCGCCATCGGGACCCCGCTGGACTCGCGGCTGCAAGGCAGTCTGACCCAGGGCGTGGTGTCGGCCACCCGCACGCTCGGCGGCTACAACTTCATCCAGAGCGACGTTGTGGTGAATCCCGGAAACAGCGGTGGGCCGTTGCTCGATCAGAGGGGCGCCGTGATCGGTGTGACGGTGGCCGGCATTGGGCAGAAGGACGCGCCGCGTGGGATCAACTTCTTCATCCCCATCGGCGACGCCTTCGCCTTCCTATCCCTCAGCCCCTCATCCTAAGGGAGCGGCCCGACGAACGCCCAGGCGTCGGCGACGGCCAGCATCTCGCGGCCCTCGGGTTGATAGGCGAGCTTGGTGGCGAGCAGGCCGGTGGAGAGCCGCTCCATCACGCCCCACTCCCAGATGGCGCCAGCCTCGACTCCGGTGAGGGCGCTCAGCCGCGCGCAGCGGACGAGGCCGAGCTCCAAAGGATCGCCAGCCAACAGCTCGGCGCTCCACTCGCGCATGGGGACGGCCAGATCGCAGGCCGGTTCGGCCGCCAGGCCGTCGGGGTCGACGAACTTGAAGAGCTCGGTTCCCGGGACCCGCAGGGTGTTGTGGTCGTGGGCGTCGCCGTGGACCAGGACGCAGGCGTCCGGATCGAAGGCGGCGGCCCGGCGCTCGGCATAGGCCAGGCCCTGGGCGACCGCCCGCTCGGAACACGGCCGGTCCAGCGCCTCCCAGGTCTCGCCGATGAAGTCGCCCAGCCAGCGCGCCTTCTCAGCCCCGGTCATCAGGTCCAGGCCTTGCGGCGACGTCGTCCAGGCGGCCTGGAGGGTGCGGCAGATGGCGGCCATCCGATCCTCGACCGACAGGTCGAGACTGCTGAGCGAAGGCCCCAGGCGCTCCTGCAGCATGGCCGCCCGCGCCGCGTCGTGGCGCAGCAGCCGCACATAGCCGCGGCCTTCGGCCCGGACGAGGGTGGCGATCTCACCGGTGACGTCCTCGCCCGGCATGCCCAGCTTGAGGACCGCGGGCTCGCCCTCGCGAGTCGTCGCCTGCGCGACATAGCTGCCGGTGCCGCCGTGCAGCGTCGAGCCAACGGCCAGGCCCCAGTCGCGTTCAAGCCCAGCGACTAGGTCGCCCAGGCCGTTCAGCCAGGCGACGCCCGCCTCGCCCGCAGCCTCGGCGCGCAGCCGCACCGGCCCCGGAACCTCGATCGCCCTGTCGGCCATGGGCGAAGTCTGCACAGGCGAGGCGCCCGCGTCGAGCCCGTCGCCGAACCGTCACGGGGCTCGGCTATCGTCCGCGGCCGGATGAACGGGTGATGTGGGGATGACGGGCAAGAGCTGCGGCGAGTGCGGGATGTGCTGCAAGCTGCTGGCCATCCGGGAGCTGGAAAAGTCCGCCGGCGCCTGGTGCGGCCATTTCAGGCGCGGAACGGGCTGCGGCATCTATGCCGACCGACCGCCCGCGTGCCGTGGCTTCATGTGCCTGTGGCTGGACTCCGAGAAGCTGGACGACGCCTGGCGCCCGGACCGGGCCAAGTTCCTGATGTACACCGAGAAGGACGGCAAGCGGCTCAACGTCATCGTAGATCCGGCCCAGCCCGCGGCCTGGAAGCGCGAGCCCTATTATCGCCGGATCAAGGCCATGTCGCAGCGCGCCCT
This genomic stretch from Phenylobacterium sp. LH3H17 harbors:
- a CDS encoding aminoglycoside phosphotransferase family protein — protein: MADRAIEVPGPVRLRAEAAGEAGVAWLNGLGDLVAGLERDWGLAVGSTLHGGTGSYVAQATTREGEPAVLKLGMPGEDVTGEIATLVRAEGRGYVRLLRHDAARAAMLQERLGPSLSSLDLSVEDRMAAICRTLQAAWTTSPQGLDLMTGAEKARWLGDFIGETWEALDRPCSERAVAQGLAYAERRAAAFDPDACVLVHGDAHDHNTLRVPGTELFKFVDPDGLAAEPACDLAVPMREWSAELLAGDPLELGLVRCARLSALTGVEAGAIWEWGVMERLSTGLLATKLAYQPEGREMLAVADAWAFVGPLP
- a CDS encoding YkgJ family cysteine cluster protein is translated as MTGKSCGECGMCCKLLAIRELEKSAGAWCGHFRRGTGCGIYADRPPACRGFMCLWLDSEKLDDAWRPDRAKFLMYTEKDGKRLNVIVDPAQPAAWKREPYYRRIKAMSQRALEGYELVVCIDQRRIVVFPHEDVDLGVVDPEHKLVSGYAERDGQMVPYAMILSDLPA